In Sorghum bicolor cultivar BTx623 chromosome 8, Sorghum_bicolor_NCBIv3, whole genome shotgun sequence, one genomic interval encodes:
- the LOC8064945 gene encoding uncharacterized protein LOC8064945: protein MAAKLVRSSSSLLLLLAVALWTSSCLLLILPAAMADHTVPQPASSSSAQPSIPATEPTTTGTLPTAPSTSSSSATAEPAGIPPATPAAAAAAASEPATTGAAATTTAPKKFPLPGAGAGAGGEPYLPTPQGGGEPGLPTPHGGGEPYLPAAEVAGALPVPTPDELPSGASLGFGSNGGLGYGGPGDECCGGGGYGWFGGPGGFGPGTYGYSGPLYWGAAPAAVGLGRVTNVVLPLVVAYVSAAIFA from the exons ATGGCTGCCAAGCTCGTCCGCTCGTCAtcgagcctcctcctcctcctcgccgtggCGTTGTGGACGTCGTCCTGCCTGCTGCTTATTCTGCCAGCGGCCATGGCCGATCACACCGTGCCGCagccggcgtcgtcgtcgtcggcgcagCCGAGCATACCTGCCACAG AACCGACGACTACCGGCACGCTACCAACTGCACCATCGACGTCGTCGTCATCCGCCACGGCGGAGCCGGCAGGTATCCCACCAGCGACaccagcagcagcggcggcggcggcgtctgaACCCGCAACAACCGGCGCGGCAGCCACCACCACGGCTCCAAAGAAGTTCCCGCTGCCAGGCGCAGGCGCGGGCGCCGGCGGCGAGCCGTACCTGCCGACACCGCAGGGTGGCGGGGAGCCGGGCCTGCCGACACCCCACGGCGGCGGGGAGCCGTACCTGCCCGCAGCGGAGGTGGCGGGAGCACTGCCGGTGCCGACGCCCGACGAGCTGCCCAGCGGTGCCAGCCTCGGGTTCGGCAGCAACGGAGGCCTCGGCTACGGTGGCCCCGGCGACGAGtgctgcggcggcggaggaTATGGCTGGTTCGGCGGGCCTGGTGGATTTGGACCTGGAACCTACGGATACAGTGGGCCCCTCTACTGGggagcggcgccggcggcggtagGGCTTGGGCGCGTCACCAACGTCGTGCTGCCTCTCGTGGTGGCTTATGTTTCTGCAGCCATTTTCGCTTAG